One Halobaculum roseum DNA segment encodes these proteins:
- a CDS encoding NADPH-dependent FMN reductase: MSETPTVVAVNGSRRDGSYGRATLRYALDAAAEYGAEPDFIDLGDPELDVPLYHPDVDAADAGDVPDLLARMRHADGVLLCTPVYHDSYSSAFRSFHDWCSFDEYDDTVVGLFAVAGGGSYGGTLEHMRATIRGVHGWVAPLQVGIRNARNRFEPWDEGDRPPEGAIGADARYEFVDDALRERTMKLGRRIAHYAGHKDEFLDVPE, encoded by the coding sequence ATGTCGGAGACGCCTACCGTCGTCGCCGTGAACGGCTCGCGACGCGACGGGAGCTACGGCCGGGCGACGCTGCGGTACGCCCTCGATGCGGCCGCCGAGTACGGCGCCGAGCCGGACTTCATCGATCTGGGTGACCCCGAGCTCGACGTGCCGCTGTATCACCCGGACGTCGACGCCGCGGACGCCGGCGACGTGCCGGACCTGCTCGCGCGGATGCGGCACGCCGACGGCGTGCTCCTATGCACGCCGGTGTACCACGACTCGTACTCGTCGGCGTTCCGGAGCTTCCACGACTGGTGTAGCTTCGACGAGTACGACGACACCGTCGTCGGGCTGTTCGCCGTCGCCGGCGGCGGCTCCTACGGCGGGACGCTCGAACACATGCGCGCGACGATCCGCGGGGTCCACGGCTGGGTCGCCCCGCTCCAGGTCGGGATCCGCAACGCGCGAAACCGCTTCGAGCCGTGGGACGAGGGCGACCGGCCGCCCGAGGGCGCGATCGGCGCGGACGCGCGCTACGAGTTCGTCGACGACGCGCTGCGCGAGCGGACGATGAAGCTCGGGCGACGGATCGCCCACTACGCCGGGCACAAGGACGAGTTCCTCGACGTTCCGGAGTAG
- a CDS encoding alkaline phosphatase family protein, protein MFDDEVAARVSDDRERDGYLFPDYGRYCFAGVPATLGGVLGVDLPGDPLPDGAVADVPGLAGTAPGDDADYDRVCHVLVDGFGYEQWRREVAAGRAPEWIADLAETARVTPLTSVYPSETAAAITTVHTGRTPAEHGVIGWDVYHRDADRVVQTLPFTTKSGDPADEAYGVHAGDLFAGGSIYESLATEGVDSVTVQPTKAATGAYSAHALAGADSHGYEDLDGFRSLLTEALSESDPDTYCYAYLSDVDGAAHEAGTDSDRYRETLAAVSEAVATALSGVPEEVAESTLLVLTADHGHVDTDPETNVDLWEHDFLTERMRRYETGAPTEYPLARGDGGDGGYGGEDGDDGDPLPPVGGARNVHLHLRPGTTEEVLDYLDRTFYGRAFTREEAFVRGLFGDRAVSDRLRRRCGDVVFVHRRKAAWRGDEPEKLGYVGWHGGLTPEEMLTPFAAAPLSDVG, encoded by the coding sequence ATGTTCGACGACGAGGTCGCCGCCCGCGTCAGCGACGACCGCGAGCGCGACGGCTACCTGTTCCCCGACTACGGCCGGTACTGCTTCGCCGGCGTCCCCGCGACCCTCGGCGGGGTGCTCGGCGTCGACCTCCCCGGCGACCCGCTCCCGGACGGCGCCGTCGCCGACGTGCCCGGCCTCGCCGGCACCGCCCCCGGCGACGACGCCGACTACGACCGCGTCTGTCACGTGCTCGTCGACGGCTTCGGCTACGAGCAGTGGCGTCGCGAGGTCGCCGCCGGCCGGGCGCCCGAGTGGATCGCCGACCTCGCCGAGACCGCCCGGGTGACGCCGCTCACGTCCGTCTACCCCTCCGAGACCGCGGCGGCGATCACGACCGTCCACACCGGCCGCACGCCCGCAGAGCACGGCGTGATCGGCTGGGACGTGTACCATCGCGACGCCGACCGCGTCGTCCAGACGCTCCCGTTCACGACGAAGTCCGGCGACCCGGCCGACGAGGCATACGGCGTCCACGCCGGCGACCTCTTCGCCGGCGGGTCGATATACGAGTCCCTGGCTACCGAGGGCGTCGACTCCGTGACCGTCCAGCCCACGAAGGCCGCGACGGGCGCGTACTCGGCGCACGCGCTCGCCGGCGCCGACTCCCACGGGTACGAGGACCTCGACGGCTTCCGGTCGCTGTTGACCGAGGCGCTCTCCGAGTCGGATCCGGACACCTACTGCTATGCGTACCTCTCGGACGTGGACGGCGCGGCCCACGAGGCCGGCACCGACTCCGACCGCTACCGCGAGACGCTCGCGGCCGTCTCCGAGGCCGTCGCGACGGCGTTGTCGGGTGTCCCCGAGGAGGTCGCCGAGTCGACGCTGCTCGTGCTCACCGCCGACCACGGCCACGTCGACACCGACCCCGAGACCAACGTCGACCTCTGGGAGCACGACTTCCTCACGGAACGCATGCGTCGCTACGAGACCGGCGCCCCGACCGAGTACCCGCTGGCGCGAGGCGACGGCGGTGACGGCGGGTACGGCGGCGAAGACGGCGACGACGGCGACCCGCTCCCGCCGGTCGGCGGCGCGCGCAACGTCCACCTCCACCTCCGGCCGGGGACGACCGAGGAGGTGCTCGACTACCTCGATCGGACCTTCTACGGGCGGGCGTTCACCCGCGAGGAAGCCTTCGTCCGCGGGCTGTTCGGCGACCGCGCGGTCTCCGACCGTCTCCGCCGCCGCTGCGGCGACGTGGTGTTCGTCCACCGACGGAAGGCGGCCTGGCGGGGCGACGAACCGGAAAAGCTCGGGTACGTCGGCTGGCACGGCGGGCTGACGCCCGAGGAGATGTTGACCCCGTTCGCGGCCGCGCCGCTGTCGGACGTGGGCTGA
- the larB gene encoding nickel pincer cofactor biosynthesis protein LarB has product MRETLEAVAAGDLTPAQAEARLRGYATTEAGRFDAAREHRRGIPEGILAEGKTPAEVAAMADAAVDSTGRALVTRADDETAEQVRAYMDQEHPEATVERDARARTVVVHADDYVPPAVDADVVVVSGGTADAPAAREAAVVAGEAGPRVETVEDVGVANLTRVLDELDALRGADVVVAVAGREAALPPVVAGLVGAPVIGLPTSTGYGVGGDGKAALLGLLQSCTVLSVVNVDAGFVAGTQAGLIAIGVDGSRDGGDD; this is encoded by the coding sequence ATGCGCGAAACGCTGGAGGCGGTCGCCGCCGGCGACCTGACGCCCGCACAGGCGGAGGCGCGGTTGCGCGGCTACGCGACCACGGAGGCCGGACGGTTCGACGCCGCCCGGGAGCATCGCCGCGGGATCCCCGAGGGGATCCTCGCGGAGGGGAAGACGCCCGCGGAGGTGGCGGCGATGGCCGACGCCGCGGTCGACTCGACCGGACGGGCGCTCGTCACGCGCGCCGACGACGAGACGGCCGAACAGGTGCGGGCCTACATGGACCAGGAGCACCCGGAGGCGACCGTCGAGCGCGACGCCCGGGCGCGGACCGTCGTGGTCCACGCCGACGACTACGTGCCGCCCGCCGTCGACGCGGACGTGGTCGTCGTCTCCGGCGGCACCGCCGACGCGCCCGCGGCCAGGGAGGCGGCCGTCGTCGCCGGCGAGGCCGGCCCGCGCGTCGAGACGGTCGAGGACGTGGGCGTCGCCAACCTCACGCGCGTGCTCGACGAGCTGGACGCCCTTCGCGGGGCGGACGTCGTCGTCGCGGTTGCGGGACGGGAGGCCGCGCTGCCGCCCGTCGTCGCGGGGCTGGTCGGCGCGCCCGTGATCGGCCTCCCCACGTCGACGGGGTACGGCGTCGGCGGCGACGGGAAGGCGGCGCTGTTGGGCCTGCTCCAGTCGTGTACCGTCCTCTCGGTGGTGAACGTCGACGCCGGCTTCGTCGCCGGGACGCAGGCCGGGCTGATCGCCATCGGCGTCGACGGCTCCCGCGATGGAGGGGACGACTGA
- a CDS encoding DEAD/DEAH box helicase yields the protein MAEAAAEDEYVEHPLLVPEFIENRRYQTELAATAREGHTLVCLPTGLGKTTVSLLVTAHRLYETGGKALFLAPTKPLVQQHADFYREALDVADEEIVVFTGEVRPDDRAELWESASIVIATPQVVENDLVGNRVSLADVTHLTFDECHRASGDYAYVYIAERYHADAENPLVTGMSASPGGDREEITAVCENLGIDQVEVMTEDDADVGEYTHDTDVQWERIDLPEPIVEIRDALNEVITDRLESLKQLGVTNTTQPDVSQKDLNKMRGELQRMMDGGDSDAYTGMSVHAEVMKLRRAVELVETQSVEALRRYFERQRNAARSSGASKASQRLVSEPKVREAMRKAENFDDLHPKFRRTRVLLAQTLGIGGGERVIVFTESRDTAEALTEFLSASFDTRRFVGQGDKEGSDGMTQKQQQETLDAFRAGEFEVLVSTSVAEEGLDVPEVDLVLFFEPVPTAIRSIQRKGRTGRQAEGEVVVLLANDTRDEAFFWISRRREKEMENELRELKGVADELTDELDDDQTGLTEFDGEETNDGDGEADDATVADASAESTSDSTPASTADGSQPGLTDFDPESTGDDETTKDGGETADDRGVSGDTTVDGGDGDPDDETDAGSDADDGVVATAGSDEGTEIVIDQRELESTIARDLSTREGITTRLETLAVGDYVLSDRVAVERKSVADFLDTLVGGDRSMFEQVKDTARAYARPVVIIEGEDLYGERNVHPNAVRGALSSLAIDFDASVLRTEDEADTADLLEVIARREQEENDREVSAHGEKGAKTLAEQQEYVVSSIADIGPVTSRALLEHFGTVEAVMTAREEDLLEVSGVGQVTAERIREVVGSDYPE from the coding sequence ATGGCCGAGGCCGCCGCGGAGGACGAGTACGTCGAGCACCCGCTGCTCGTTCCGGAGTTCATCGAGAACCGTCGCTACCAGACGGAGCTGGCGGCGACCGCCCGCGAGGGTCACACGCTCGTGTGCCTCCCGACCGGCCTCGGGAAGACGACCGTCTCGCTTCTGGTCACCGCCCACCGGTTGTACGAGACCGGGGGGAAGGCGCTGTTTCTCGCGCCGACGAAGCCGCTGGTCCAGCAGCACGCCGACTTCTATCGCGAGGCGCTGGACGTCGCCGACGAGGAGATCGTCGTGTTCACCGGGGAGGTACGCCCGGACGACCGCGCGGAGCTGTGGGAGAGCGCGAGCATCGTCATCGCCACGCCCCAGGTCGTCGAGAACGACCTCGTCGGCAACCGGGTCTCGCTGGCGGACGTGACGCATCTGACGTTCGACGAGTGCCACCGCGCCAGCGGCGACTACGCGTACGTGTACATCGCCGAGCGCTACCACGCGGACGCCGAGAACCCGCTCGTCACCGGGATGTCGGCCTCGCCGGGGGGCGACCGCGAGGAGATCACGGCCGTCTGTGAGAACCTCGGCATCGACCAGGTGGAGGTGATGACCGAGGACGACGCCGACGTGGGCGAGTACACCCACGACACCGACGTGCAGTGGGAGCGGATCGACCTCCCGGAGCCGATCGTCGAGATCCGCGACGCCCTCAACGAGGTGATCACGGACAGGCTGGAGAGCCTGAAGCAACTGGGCGTCACGAACACGACTCAGCCGGACGTCTCCCAGAAGGACCTCAACAAGATGCGCGGGGAGCTCCAGCGCATGATGGACGGGGGAGACTCGGACGCCTACACCGGGATGTCCGTGCACGCGGAGGTGATGAAGCTCCGGCGCGCCGTCGAACTCGTCGAGACGCAAAGCGTCGAGGCGCTGCGGCGGTACTTCGAGCGCCAGCGCAACGCCGCCCGGTCGTCGGGCGCCTCGAAGGCGAGCCAGCGACTCGTCTCCGAGCCGAAGGTGCGCGAGGCGATGCGCAAGGCCGAGAACTTCGACGACCTCCACCCGAAGTTCCGCCGGACCCGTGTCCTGCTGGCGCAGACGCTCGGCATCGGCGGCGGCGAGCGCGTCATCGTGTTCACGGAGTCGCGGGACACCGCCGAGGCGCTCACGGAGTTCCTCTCCGCTTCCTTCGACACCCGGCGGTTCGTCGGCCAGGGCGACAAGGAGGGCTCCGACGGCATGACCCAGAAACAGCAGCAGGAGACGCTCGACGCCTTCCGGGCCGGCGAGTTCGAGGTGCTCGTCTCCACCAGCGTCGCCGAGGAGGGGCTGGACGTGCCGGAGGTCGATCTGGTGCTGTTCTTCGAGCCCGTGCCGACCGCCATTCGCTCCATCCAGCGCAAGGGGCGGACCGGCCGGCAGGCCGAGGGGGAGGTGGTCGTCCTCCTCGCCAACGACACGCGCGACGAGGCGTTCTTCTGGATCTCGCGGCGCCGCGAGAAGGAGATGGAAAACGAGCTTCGCGAGCTGAAGGGCGTCGCCGACGAGCTGACCGACGAACTCGACGACGACCAGACTGGATTGACCGAGTTCGACGGCGAGGAAACCAACGACGGCGACGGCGAGGCCGACGACGCGACCGTCGCCGACGCCTCCGCGGAGTCCACGTCGGACTCGACGCCGGCGTCGACCGCCGACGGGTCACAGCCCGGACTGACCGACTTCGACCCCGAGTCGACGGGCGACGACGAGACGACGAAGGACGGCGGCGAAACGGCGGACGACCGCGGTGTGAGTGGCGACACGACCGTCGACGGCGGCGACGGCGACCCTGACGACGAGACCGACGCCGGCAGTGACGCGGACGACGGCGTCGTCGCCACCGCCGGGAGCGACGAGGGCACCGAGATCGTCATCGACCAGCGCGAACTGGAGTCGACGATCGCGCGCGACCTCTCCACCCGCGAGGGGATCACCACCCGGCTGGAGACGCTGGCGGTCGGCGACTACGTGCTCTCCGACCGCGTCGCCGTCGAGCGCAAGTCGGTCGCGGACTTCCTCGACACGCTCGTGGGCGGCGACCGCTCGATGTTCGAGCAGGTGAAGGACACCGCCCGCGCGTACGCCCGGCCCGTCGTGATCATCGAGGGCGAGGACCTGTACGGCGAGCGCAACGTCCACCCGAACGCGGTCCGCGGGGCGCTGTCGTCGCTGGCGATCGACTTCGACGCGAGCGTCCTCCGGACCGAGGACGAGGCCGACACCGCCGACCTGCTGGAGGTGATCGCCCGTCGCGAGCAGGAGGAGAACGACCGCGAGGTGTCCGCACACGGCGAGAAGGGGGCGAAGACGCTCGCGGAGCAACAGGAGTACGTCGTCTCGTCGATCGCGGACATCGGTCCCGTCACCTCGCGCGCGCTGCTGGAGCACTTCGGCACCGTCGAGGCGGTGATGACCGCCCGCGAGGAGGACCTGCTGGAGGTCTCGGGCGTCGGGCAGGTGACCGCCGAGCGCATCCGCGAGGTCGTCGGAAGCGACTACCCGGAGTAG
- a CDS encoding phosphoglucomutase/phosphomannomutase family protein — MDEISFGTDGWRATLDTFTDRRVRIVGQAVADTLAEADAAAEGTADRPVIVGYDARPTSEGFAESLAEVLAGNGFDVLLPERDCPTPLVAYAIVERDAAGAMMVTASHNPPEYNGVKFIPDDGAPALPEVTERIEANLREPTLDAAGTADEGDIRRVDLQTPHTEHARDLVARGGALDLSGLTVAYDAMHGSGRGVTDALLESAGAEVERLRCDRDPEFGGGSPEPSAENLEALAAHVAEGDADLGIANDGDADRLAIVTPGRGHLDENLFFAATYDRLLEGDSGPAIRTVSTTFLIDRIAEAHGEEVFETAVGFKWVAQAMGEHDALIGGEESGGFSVRGHVREKDGVLMALLAAAAEAEESYDDRVDRLEAEHGRIVADKVSVDCPDSEKARVIDDLADHIPDEVAGEAVADVVTVDGFKLLLADGSWLLVRPSGTEPKMRVYAESGSERNTKAILADGRELVEPLV; from the coding sequence ATGGACGAGATCTCCTTCGGAACCGACGGGTGGCGCGCCACCCTCGACACGTTCACCGACCGCCGCGTCCGGATCGTCGGTCAAGCCGTCGCCGACACCTTGGCGGAGGCGGACGCCGCCGCGGAGGGCACGGCGGACCGCCCCGTGATCGTGGGCTACGACGCCCGGCCGACCTCCGAGGGCTTCGCCGAGTCGCTCGCGGAAGTGCTCGCGGGCAACGGCTTCGACGTGCTCCTCCCCGAGCGCGACTGCCCCACCCCGCTCGTGGCGTACGCCATCGTCGAGCGCGACGCGGCGGGCGCGATGATGGTCACGGCCTCGCACAACCCGCCCGAGTACAACGGCGTGAAGTTCATCCCCGACGACGGCGCGCCCGCCCTTCCGGAGGTCACCGAGCGCATCGAGGCGAACCTCCGCGAGCCGACCCTCGACGCCGCTGGCACCGCCGACGAGGGCGATATCCGCCGCGTCGACCTTCAGACCCCCCACACCGAACACGCCCGCGACCTCGTCGCCCGCGGGGGGGCGCTCGATCTGTCGGGGCTGACGGTCGCGTACGACGCGATGCACGGCAGCGGCCGCGGCGTCACCGACGCGCTGCTGGAATCCGCGGGCGCCGAGGTCGAGCGCCTGCGCTGCGACCGCGACCCCGAGTTCGGCGGCGGGTCGCCGGAGCCCTCGGCGGAGAACCTCGAAGCGCTCGCCGCGCACGTCGCCGAGGGCGACGCGGACCTGGGGATCGCCAACGACGGCGACGCCGACCGGCTGGCGATCGTGACCCCCGGGCGCGGCCACCTCGACGAGAACCTCTTCTTCGCGGCGACGTACGACCGCCTCCTCGAGGGCGACTCCGGGCCCGCGATCCGCACCGTCTCGACGACGTTCCTCATCGACCGGATCGCCGAGGCGCACGGCGAGGAGGTGTTCGAGACCGCGGTCGGCTTCAAGTGGGTCGCACAGGCGATGGGCGAGCACGACGCGCTGATCGGCGGCGAGGAGTCCGGCGGCTTCTCCGTTCGCGGGCACGTCCGCGAGAAGGACGGCGTGTTGATGGCGCTGCTCGCGGCCGCCGCCGAGGCGGAGGAGTCGTACGACGACCGCGTCGACCGGCTGGAGGCCGAGCACGGCCGCATCGTCGCCGACAAGGTGAGCGTCGACTGCCCCGACAGCGAGAAGGCCCGCGTCATCGACGACCTCGCCGACCACATCCCCGACGAGGTCGCCGGCGAGGCGGTCGCGGACGTGGTGACGGTGGACGGCTTCAAGCTCCTCCTGGCCGACGGCTCGTGGCTGCTCGTGCGCCCCTCGGGCACCGAGCCGAAGATGCGCGTGTACGCCGAATCCGGCTCCGAGAGGAACACGAAAGCGATCCTCGCCGACGGCCGCGAGCTGGTCGAGCCGCTGGTCTGA
- a CDS encoding ferredoxin has protein sequence MHVEFDRDTCVGMYQCVAEWDAFEKDMDAGKATLVGGEETDEDTFSLEVPDGDELDAKFAARTCPVDAIRLYDDDGEQLI, from the coding sequence ATGCACGTCGAGTTCGACCGTGACACCTGCGTCGGGATGTACCAGTGCGTGGCCGAGTGGGACGCCTTCGAGAAGGACATGGACGCCGGGAAGGCGACGCTCGTCGGCGGCGAGGAGACCGACGAGGACACCTTCTCGCTGGAGGTGCCCGACGGCGACGAGCTGGACGCGAAGTTCGCGGCCCGCACCTGCCCGGTCGACGCCATCCGTCTGTACGACGACGACGGCGAACAACTGATCTGA
- a CDS encoding DUF1931 domain-containing protein, which yields MADLIVKAAVKEYLEEKNVASDFYDALDGEVEELLEDAARRAEENDRKTVQPRDL from the coding sequence ATGGCAGACCTCATCGTCAAGGCAGCCGTCAAGGAGTACCTCGAGGAGAAGAACGTCGCGTCCGATTTCTACGACGCACTCGACGGGGAAGTCGAGGAGCTGCTCGAGGACGCCGCCCGCCGCGCCGAGGAGAACGACCGGAAGACGGTCCAGCCGCGCGACCTGTAA
- a CDS encoding histidine kinase, which produces MATQTRTTTTAEPGIETVETGWRGGVAAGALAGIAMGAAFSLFAPAALEVAIPSLYGLSGGLAGWIVHVSHGAVLGVGFVALANALGVVDPTRSTLLGAGYGVALWAILAALVMPAWLAAVGSPANPPLPNLDTLSLAAHVLYGAVLGAVLPSLRSL; this is translated from the coding sequence ATGGCGACACAGACACGAACGACTACGACGGCGGAACCTGGGATCGAGACGGTCGAGACCGGCTGGCGCGGCGGCGTCGCCGCGGGCGCGCTCGCCGGGATCGCGATGGGCGCGGCGTTCTCGCTGTTCGCGCCGGCGGCGCTGGAGGTCGCGATCCCCTCGCTGTACGGCCTGTCGGGCGGGCTCGCCGGCTGGATCGTCCACGTGAGCCACGGCGCGGTCCTCGGCGTGGGGTTCGTCGCGCTCGCGAACGCCCTCGGCGTCGTCGACCCGACCCGGTCGACCCTGCTCGGTGCCGGCTACGGGGTCGCGCTTTGGGCGATCCTCGCGGCACTCGTGATGCCGGCGTGGCTCGCTGCGGTCGGCTCGCCCGCGAACCCCCCGCTCCCGAACCTCGATACACTCAGCCTCGCGGCCCACGTGCTCTACGGGGCGGTGTTGGGCGCTGTGCTCCCGTCGCTTCGATCGCTGTGA
- a CDS encoding GIY-YIG nuclease family protein: MYVLECVDGSLYTGYTTDVARRVAEHDAGDGAKYTRGRTPVELVHVEAFDSKSAAMSREYAIKQRSRREKERLIG, from the coding sequence GTGTACGTCCTGGAGTGCGTCGACGGGTCGTTATACACCGGCTACACGACCGACGTGGCCCGCCGCGTCGCCGAGCACGACGCCGGCGACGGCGCGAAGTACACCCGCGGGCGGACGCCCGTCGAGCTGGTCCACGTCGAGGCGTTCGACTCGAAGTCGGCGGCGATGAGCCGGGAGTACGCGATCAAACAGCGGTCGCGACGGGAGAAGGAGCGGCTGATCGGGTAG
- the rpiA gene encoding ribose-5-phosphate isomerase RpiA — protein MKNTAGTEAAKRAAGEAAAAEATDGDVVGLGTGSTAAHAIRDLGERVAEGLDIEGVATSYQSRALAREVGIPLLTLSDVARVDLAIDGADQVALDANALVKGGGAAHAREKVVASAADEFLVVADDSKLADRLEHPVPVEVLPDALARVERAVSDAGGDPTLRDAERKDGPVITDNGNLVLDCDFGAVSEPASLARTLSAAAGVVEHGLFVGMADAVFVGDDDGDVRRTEP, from the coding sequence ATGAAGAACACCGCGGGGACGGAGGCGGCGAAGCGGGCGGCCGGCGAGGCGGCCGCCGCCGAGGCGACCGACGGCGACGTGGTCGGGCTCGGCACCGGCTCGACGGCGGCGCACGCGATCCGCGACCTCGGCGAGCGCGTCGCCGAGGGGCTCGACATCGAGGGCGTCGCCACCTCCTACCAGTCGCGGGCGCTCGCGAGGGAGGTCGGGATCCCCCTGTTGACGCTGTCGGACGTGGCCCGCGTCGACCTCGCGATCGACGGCGCCGACCAGGTCGCCCTCGACGCGAACGCGCTGGTGAAGGGCGGCGGCGCCGCACACGCCCGCGAGAAGGTCGTCGCGTCGGCGGCCGACGAGTTCCTCGTCGTCGCCGACGACTCGAAGCTCGCGGACCGGCTCGAACACCCGGTCCCCGTCGAGGTACTGCCGGACGCGCTCGCCCGCGTCGAGCGTGCGGTCAGCGACGCCGGCGGCGACCCGACGCTTCGGGACGCCGAGCGCAAGGACGGTCCCGTGATCACCGACAACGGGAACCTCGTGCTCGATTGCGACTTCGGCGCCGTCTCGGAGCCGGCGTCGCTGGCGCGGACGCTGTCGGCCGCCGCGGGCGTCGTCGAGCACGGCCTGTTCGTCGGGATGGCCGACGCGGTGTTCGTCGGCGATGACGACGGCGACGTGCGGCGGACGGAGCCGTAG
- a CDS encoding DUF7563 family protein, with the protein MPRCDHCGSHVSDRFARVFSDERGDLNACPSCSANAGIAEAARDRTRADD; encoded by the coding sequence ATGCCACGCTGCGACCACTGCGGGTCGCACGTATCCGACCGCTTCGCCCGCGTGTTCAGCGACGAACGCGGGGACCTGAACGCGTGCCCGTCCTGCTCTGCGAACGCGGGCATCGCCGAAGCGGCACGGGATCGGACCCGCGCAGACGACTGA
- a CDS encoding Sjogren's syndrome/scleroderma autoantigen 1 family protein → MSEHASDDTADGNSEFDKEAEREKLREKFARDEEKRESTRRMSELLLKGATMTNDHCDACGSPIFRQNGQEFCPECDVEGSTGAAPGEPANTDAANADAADPDAANAAVANENAAPDATPNESPSPTPTDPTESSPEDVNASRDVDGAGVDAAGTAGTAAPETTGHVDASVDVAAGRDTSPASTRSAPGDANAGAAGDDLAAGRDALASTLRRHAEAAAEASDPRVAADHLAAAREAAEALSALRR, encoded by the coding sequence ATGAGCGAACACGCGTCCGACGACACGGCCGACGGGAACTCGGAGTTCGACAAGGAGGCCGAACGCGAGAAGCTCCGCGAGAAGTTCGCCCGCGACGAGGAGAAGCGCGAGTCGACCCGCCGGATGAGCGAGCTCCTGCTCAAGGGCGCGACGATGACGAACGACCACTGCGACGCCTGCGGCTCGCCGATCTTCCGACAGAACGGGCAGGAGTTCTGCCCCGAGTGCGACGTGGAGGGCTCGACCGGGGCGGCTCCGGGCGAGCCGGCGAACACGGACGCGGCGAACGCGGATGCGGCGGACCCGGACGCGGCGAACGCCGCTGTGGCGAACGAGAACGCGGCGCCCGACGCGACGCCGAACGAGAGCCCGTCCCCGACCCCGACGGATCCGACAGAGTCCTCACCGGAGGACGTGAACGCGTCCAGGGACGTGGACGGAGCCGGAGTCGACGCCGCGGGGACGGCCGGGACGGCGGCACCGGAGACGACGGGCCACGTGGACGCGAGCGTCGACGTGGCGGCCGGACGTGATACCTCCCCGGCATCGACCCGGTCCGCCCCCGGCGACGCGAACGCGGGAGCCGCCGGCGACGACCTCGCGGCCGGCCGCGACGCGCTCGCGAGCACGCTGCGGCGCCACGCAGAAGCCGCCGCCGAGGCGTCCGACCCCCGCGTCGCCGCCGACCACCTCGCGGCCGCTCGGGAGGCGGCCGAGGCGCTCTCGGCGCTGCGTCGCTGA